From one Streptomyces chromofuscus genomic stretch:
- a CDS encoding NAD(P)-dependent oxidoreductase → MRSIRRVGFIGLGDQGGPMAEAIGESGFDLHVWARRPASLSAVAAVPHVVHGTVADLAASVELIALCLRDDTDMWHVLDDQHLLANIAPGTIVVNHGTGDPGEAERIGAHVAAAGAVYLDAPVSGGGPGARARTLTTFVGGLADTFEAARPVFAAFSDTVRLMGPVGGGQLTKLFNNALTITNMKNAEDVLALADQVGLDLPPLIEIIGASSGGSAALRALGTDITPGLAEHLDPLMRKDMQHFAQAVRERGARPEEVLERGMAGASGLLQAARLVARTRT, encoded by the coding sequence ATGAGGAGCATCAGGAGAGTCGGTTTCATCGGGCTCGGTGACCAGGGCGGGCCGATGGCCGAGGCCATAGGTGAAAGCGGTTTTGACCTGCACGTATGGGCGCGACGGCCGGCATCGCTGTCCGCCGTGGCGGCGGTACCGCACGTGGTACACGGCACTGTGGCCGACCTGGCGGCCTCCGTCGAACTGATCGCGCTCTGCCTGCGTGACGACACGGACATGTGGCATGTGCTCGACGACCAGCACCTGCTGGCGAACATCGCCCCCGGCACGATTGTCGTCAACCACGGCACGGGCGACCCCGGGGAGGCCGAGCGGATCGGTGCACACGTCGCCGCAGCGGGCGCGGTCTATCTTGACGCGCCAGTCAGCGGCGGCGGACCGGGTGCTCGCGCCCGCACGTTGACCACATTCGTCGGCGGTCTCGCCGACACCTTCGAAGCCGCACGCCCGGTGTTCGCAGCCTTCAGCGACACTGTGCGGCTGATGGGACCGGTCGGAGGCGGACAGCTCACCAAGCTGTTCAACAACGCGCTGACCATCACCAACATGAAGAACGCCGAAGACGTCCTGGCCCTGGCTGACCAGGTGGGTCTCGACCTGCCTCCGCTGATCGAGATCATCGGCGCGAGCAGCGGCGGCAGCGCGGCACTGCGAGCTCTCGGTACGGACATCACCCCCGGACTCGCCGAGCACCTCGACCCGCTGATGCGCAAGGACATGCAGCACTTCGCACAAGCCGTACGCGAACGCGGCGCACGTCCTGAAGAAGTTCTCGAACGCGGGATGGCCGGCGCGTCCGGCCTGCTCCAAGCGGCCCGCCTGGTCGCCCGGACCAGGACCTGA
- a CDS encoding SDR family NAD(P)-dependent oxidoreductase, translating to MSELFRSPFDRHSTASEVIDGADLSGKRAVITGATSGIGVETARALAAAGADVTLAVRRPDAGEQVAADLRTRTGNDAIHVARVDVADLDSVNAFAAGWAGPLHILVNNAGIMMLPDLERGMRGHEQQFATNYLGHFALALGLHDALADAGGARMVIVSSAGHLFSPVVFDDLDYRFRPYDALGAYGQSKTAEVLLAVEADRRWSSEGIRANALHPGAIATNLQRHTGGLKTPEPYRKTIEQGAATSVFLAASPLAEGIGGRYFEDVNEAPQVISRPTDFGVPAVATYALDAANAERLWDLGLDILR from the coding sequence GTGTCTGAGCTCTTCCGTAGTCCCTTCGACCGCCACTCGACCGCGTCGGAGGTGATCGACGGCGCCGACCTGTCCGGCAAGCGTGCCGTGATCACTGGTGCCACTTCCGGCATCGGAGTCGAGACCGCCCGTGCGCTGGCGGCCGCCGGTGCCGACGTCACCCTTGCGGTCCGGCGTCCCGACGCCGGAGAACAGGTCGCGGCAGACCTGCGTACGAGGACCGGTAACGACGCGATCCACGTCGCTCGGGTGGACGTGGCGGACCTGGACTCGGTGAACGCATTCGCCGCCGGCTGGGCCGGCCCCCTGCACATCCTGGTCAACAATGCCGGAATCATGATGCTCCCCGATCTGGAGCGGGGCATGCGCGGCCACGAGCAGCAGTTCGCCACCAACTACCTGGGACACTTCGCCTTGGCCCTGGGCCTGCACGACGCACTCGCCGACGCCGGCGGTGCGCGCATGGTGATCGTGTCCTCCGCCGGCCACCTGTTCTCCCCGGTCGTCTTCGACGACCTCGACTACCGCTTCCGCCCCTACGACGCGCTGGGCGCCTACGGCCAGTCCAAGACCGCCGAAGTCCTTCTGGCCGTCGAGGCGGACCGGCGCTGGTCGAGCGAGGGCATCAGGGCGAACGCGCTGCACCCCGGGGCGATCGCCACCAACCTCCAGCGGCACACCGGCGGCCTGAAGACTCCCGAGCCCTACCGCAAGACCATCGAACAGGGCGCGGCCACGTCCGTCTTCCTTGCCGCTTCTCCCTTGGCCGAAGGCATCGGCGGACGTTACTTCGAGGATGTCAACGAAGCACCGCAGGTCATCTCACGGCCTACGGACTTCGGCGTGCCGGCGGTGGCGACCTATGCACTCGATGCCGCCAACGCCGAGCGCTTGTGGGACCTCGGCCTCGACATCCTGCGATGA
- a CDS encoding Rv1733c family protein: protein MSTQNPPHASGPHRPHKAPRPPKGANPLRRTSDRVEAWCSALLLLVLAVGLPLASVSAGLAAHESTMRTVQIQSADRHQVTARVISAPDAAPGSAAGERQTVRVSWTGQDGRQQTGTTKVPLDTTAGSTVRIWVDRKEAVQDPPMPKDNATATAWLAGGMTAVAVYAGCAAGRKGVRLVLNRWRYAQWDAEWDLVEPLWSARFHR from the coding sequence ATGAGCACGCAGAACCCGCCGCACGCGTCCGGTCCTCACCGACCGCACAAGGCACCGCGCCCGCCCAAAGGCGCGAATCCACTGAGGCGTACGTCCGATCGTGTCGAAGCCTGGTGCTCCGCCCTGCTGCTCCTGGTGCTCGCCGTCGGACTGCCGTTGGCTTCGGTGAGCGCGGGCCTGGCTGCCCACGAGTCCACCATGCGCACCGTACAGATCCAGTCCGCGGACCGCCATCAGGTCACCGCACGGGTGATCTCGGCCCCTGACGCAGCGCCGGGCAGTGCCGCGGGCGAGCGACAGACGGTGCGGGTGAGCTGGACGGGGCAGGACGGTCGGCAGCAGACCGGAACCACGAAGGTGCCGCTTGACACGACCGCGGGTTCAACCGTGCGGATCTGGGTGGACCGGAAGGAAGCCGTGCAGGATCCGCCGATGCCGAAGGACAACGCGACGGCCACCGCCTGGCTGGCGGGCGGCATGACGGCGGTCGCCGTCTACGCCGGCTGCGCGGCTGGACGAAAGGGCGTGCGGCTGGTGCTGAACCGCTGGAGGTACGCGCAGTGGGACGCCGAATGGGACCTGGTGGAGCCCTTGTGGTCCGCGCGGTTCCACCGGTGA
- a CDS encoding DUF1876 domain-containing protein yields MRHTVEWKVRLYLFEEDGTTKARVVLNTGTNEFTGHGAAHRNPTDRDVPEIGDELAAGRAMHDLGRQLVEVAERDIDGVSRPGTGPSTRPETAWPLPDNMRGG; encoded by the coding sequence ATGCGGCATACCGTGGAATGGAAGGTCCGCCTCTACCTCTTCGAGGAAGACGGAACGACAAAGGCACGTGTGGTGCTGAACACCGGGACCAACGAGTTCACCGGGCACGGTGCCGCACACCGGAACCCCACAGACAGGGATGTGCCGGAAATCGGTGACGAGCTGGCGGCGGGCAGGGCGATGCACGATCTGGGCCGGCAATTGGTGGAGGTCGCAGAGCGTGACATCGACGGTGTGAGCCGGCCCGGTACGGGGCCCAGTACCCGCCCCGAGACCGCTTGGCCGTTGCCGGACAACATGCGAGGAGGATGA
- a CDS encoding bifunctional aminoglycoside phosphotransferase/ATP-binding protein has product MTEPGPFGTSVRSVTRADASVLRTGHDGEPPARAEVCETHTAIVLFAGDRAYKLKKPVNVGFLDYTTLTARRAACEREVALNRRFAPDVYLGLGGLSSPDVETPEPLVVMRRMPSDRRLARLVREGAAVDGALRAVARHLAAWHTVAPRGRDVDEQGTRDALSSRWEAGFAQVGALAADGFMPDGVREVERLVRRFLAGRERLFDSRIEQGRVVDGHGDLLADDIFCLDDGPRVLDCLEFDDRLRYVDGLDDAAFLAMDLEQLGAPEAAAYFLARYCEYSGDPAPPSLWHHYVAYRAFVRAKVSLIQARQGAPDAETASRRLVSTALRHLRTSAVCLTLVGGLPGSGKSTLSGALADRLGVTLLSSDRLRKELAGIPAEQSAAAGYGEGLYTPEWTARTYAALLDRAAALLSTGESVVLDATWSDAGQREAALRMAERTTADLVALHCHVPHDVSAARLETRAPGPSDAGPDVAAAMAAREHPWPEAVAVDTSGPLESAVSRALAAVRPWGTGQAPVFRRPYMEPD; this is encoded by the coding sequence ATGACTGAGCCCGGCCCTTTCGGAACATCCGTCCGGTCGGTGACCCGGGCCGACGCGTCCGTACTCCGGACCGGGCACGACGGTGAGCCGCCGGCGCGCGCGGAGGTATGTGAGACCCACACCGCGATCGTGCTCTTCGCCGGCGACCGCGCCTACAAGCTGAAGAAGCCGGTGAATGTGGGATTCCTGGACTACACCACGCTGACGGCTCGCCGCGCCGCGTGCGAACGCGAAGTCGCCCTCAACCGCCGCTTCGCCCCCGACGTCTACCTGGGCCTGGGCGGACTCAGCAGCCCCGACGTGGAGACGCCCGAACCGCTCGTGGTGATGCGCCGTATGCCGTCGGACCGCCGCCTTGCCCGGCTGGTGCGCGAAGGGGCCGCCGTCGACGGGGCGCTGCGGGCCGTCGCCCGGCACCTCGCAGCGTGGCACACGGTGGCGCCCCGCGGCCGTGACGTGGACGAGCAGGGGACGCGAGACGCGCTGTCGTCACGGTGGGAGGCCGGCTTCGCGCAGGTCGGCGCGCTGGCCGCGGACGGCTTCATGCCGGACGGGGTGCGGGAGGTCGAGCGGCTGGTGCGCCGGTTCCTCGCCGGCCGCGAGCGATTGTTCGACTCGCGCATCGAGCAAGGGCGGGTGGTCGACGGCCATGGCGATCTGCTCGCCGATGACATCTTCTGCCTCGACGACGGCCCCCGAGTCCTGGACTGCCTGGAGTTCGACGACCGTCTCCGCTACGTCGACGGCCTCGACGACGCCGCCTTCCTCGCCATGGACCTGGAACAGCTCGGCGCGCCCGAGGCGGCGGCGTACTTCCTCGCCCGTTACTGCGAGTACTCCGGCGACCCGGCCCCTCCGTCCCTGTGGCACCACTACGTGGCGTACCGCGCGTTCGTCCGCGCCAAAGTCTCCCTGATCCAGGCACGCCAGGGCGCGCCGGATGCGGAGACGGCGTCACGGCGGCTCGTCTCGACGGCGCTGCGCCATCTGCGCACCAGCGCCGTCTGCCTGACGCTCGTCGGCGGGCTGCCCGGCAGCGGGAAGTCCACCCTCTCCGGGGCACTGGCCGACCGCCTCGGCGTCACGCTGCTCAGCAGCGACCGCCTCCGCAAGGAGCTGGCGGGCATCCCCGCGGAGCAGTCCGCGGCGGCCGGCTACGGCGAGGGGTTGTACACACCGGAGTGGACGGCGAGGACCTACGCCGCCCTGCTCGACCGTGCGGCCGCCCTGCTGTCCACCGGCGAGTCCGTCGTCCTGGACGCCACCTGGTCCGACGCGGGCCAGCGCGAGGCCGCCCTGCGCATGGCGGAACGCACCACCGCCGACCTGGTGGCTCTGCACTGCCACGTGCCGCACGACGTGTCGGCGGCTCGACTGGAAACGCGCGCGCCGGGACCGTCCGACGCCGGGCCCGACGTCGCCGCCGCCATGGCGGCCAGGGAGCACCCGTGGCCCGAGGCCGTCGCGGTCGACACCAGTGGCCCGTTGGAATCCGCCGTCTCCCGAGCGCTGGCTGCCGTACGACCGTGGGGCACGGGCCAGGCCCCGGTCTTCCGCCGTCCCTACATGGAGCCGGACTAG
- a CDS encoding nicotinate phosphoribosyltransferase: MSDATTTDLYEVTMAMSYLTEGVTGPATFSLFVRDMPPGRGFLVAAGLESALDFLSGYRITREDVEDFSSALRRPPRDLEPLLGTEFTGKVRAVPEGRIVLAGEPLLEVTAPLPQAQLVETYVLNQVNHQTTIASKAARCVLAAAGHPVVDFSLRRTHGPQAGFQAARLSGMVGFTGTSNVAAAAAEGLPAVGTMAHSYVEAFAAEEDAFRAFARSHPGPVTLLVDTYDTEEGVRVAARVLRDLDRGPGSAVRLDSGDLGALALRARAVLDAAGLPDVRIIASGGLDEYSVDDLVRSGVPIDVYAVGTRVGVSADAPFLDSAYKLVEYDGRPVMKLSSAKVTAPGQKQVFRCPGYGDVIGVRDEQPPRQGVPLLVPVMERGRRTVARSTLEESRKRFAADLAELPPAARRIRAPVAPRAVTSGHLTLLTEQVRRRIEDEVQASAAVLRHRERSAPGTQRSVP; this comes from the coding sequence ATGTCCGATGCGACGACCACTGATCTGTACGAGGTCACCATGGCGATGTCGTACCTGACGGAGGGGGTGACCGGCCCGGCGACCTTCAGTCTCTTCGTTCGCGACATGCCGCCCGGCCGGGGCTTCCTGGTGGCCGCCGGCCTGGAGTCGGCGCTTGACTTCCTCTCCGGGTACCGGATCACCCGCGAGGACGTCGAAGACTTCTCCTCGGCGCTGCGCCGGCCTCCCCGCGATCTCGAGCCGCTGCTCGGCACGGAGTTCACCGGCAAGGTCCGGGCGGTACCGGAAGGGCGGATCGTCCTGGCCGGAGAGCCGCTGCTGGAGGTGACCGCTCCGCTTCCGCAGGCACAGCTGGTCGAGACGTACGTACTCAACCAGGTCAACCACCAGACGACAATCGCCTCGAAGGCCGCCCGCTGCGTCCTGGCCGCGGCGGGACACCCGGTCGTGGATTTCTCCCTGCGACGCACCCACGGCCCCCAGGCAGGTTTCCAGGCCGCGCGGCTGAGCGGCATGGTCGGCTTCACCGGGACGAGCAACGTGGCCGCGGCCGCCGCCGAAGGACTTCCTGCCGTCGGCACGATGGCCCACTCGTACGTCGAGGCGTTCGCGGCGGAGGAGGACGCGTTCCGTGCGTTCGCCCGCTCCCATCCCGGTCCGGTGACGCTGCTGGTGGACACCTACGACACCGAGGAGGGCGTGCGCGTCGCGGCGCGTGTGCTCCGGGACCTCGACCGTGGGCCCGGCTCGGCCGTACGGCTGGACAGCGGCGACCTCGGTGCCCTGGCCCTGCGCGCGCGTGCCGTTCTCGACGCGGCCGGGCTGCCGGACGTCAGGATCATCGCCAGCGGCGGTCTCGACGAGTACTCCGTGGACGACCTGGTCCGCTCCGGAGTGCCGATCGACGTCTACGCCGTCGGCACCCGCGTCGGCGTCTCGGCCGACGCCCCGTTCCTGGATTCCGCCTACAAGCTGGTCGAGTACGACGGACGTCCGGTGATGAAGCTCTCCTCGGCCAAGGTGACCGCCCCCGGGCAGAAGCAGGTGTTCCGTTGCCCGGGATACGGCGATGTGATCGGCGTGCGTGACGAGCAGCCGCCCCGGCAAGGCGTGCCGCTGCTGGTGCCGGTGATGGAGCGGGGACGGCGAACCGTCGCGCGCTCCACTCTCGAGGAGAGCCGGAAGAGGTTCGCCGCGGACCTGGCCGAACTCCCTCCGGCGGCACGCAGGATCCGGGCGCCCGTCGCGCCCCGGGCGGTGACCTCCGGACACCTGACGCTGCTCACCGAACAGGTCCGGCGCCGTATCGAGGACGAGGTGCAGGCCTCGGCCGCGGTCCTGCGACACCGTGAGCGGAGCGCACCCGGAACACAGCGATCCGTACCGTGA
- a CDS encoding CBS domain-containing protein: MRDTPHIVSDVMTQTVVAVGRDAPFKEIVRTMEQWKVSAMPVLEGEGRVIGVVSEADLLPKEEFRDNDPSMFEQHRRLSDIAKAGGVTAEELMSSPAITVHPDVTLAQAARIMAVRRVKRLPVVDDLDMLQGIVSRSDLLKVFLRPDEEIEEEVRRTVVSYLFPAFSHAVHVNVHEGVVTLRGHISDTSLISVAVRLVRAVEGVVDVEPHLTGESTSSARPEGLR, translated from the coding sequence ATGCGTGACACCCCACACATCGTGAGTGATGTCATGACACAGACGGTCGTGGCGGTGGGCCGCGACGCGCCCTTCAAGGAGATCGTCCGGACCATGGAGCAGTGGAAGGTCAGCGCCATGCCGGTGCTGGAAGGCGAAGGCCGCGTCATCGGCGTCGTCTCCGAGGCCGACCTGCTGCCCAAGGAGGAGTTCCGCGACAACGATCCGAGCATGTTCGAGCAGCACCGAAGGCTCTCCGACATCGCCAAGGCCGGGGGAGTCACGGCGGAGGAGCTCATGAGTTCCCCCGCCATCACGGTCCACCCCGACGTGACTCTGGCCCAGGCGGCCAGGATCATGGCCGTCCGGCGTGTCAAGCGGCTGCCCGTGGTGGACGACCTGGACATGCTCCAGGGCATCGTCAGCCGCTCGGATCTGTTGAAGGTCTTCCTGCGGCCGGACGAGGAGATCGAGGAGGAGGTCCGCCGCACGGTGGTCTCCTACCTCTTCCCGGCCTTCAGCCATGCCGTCCACGTGAACGTGCACGAGGGAGTCGTCACCCTCCGCGGGCACATCAGCGACACCTCGCTCATCTCGGTCGCCGTGCGCCTGGTGCGCGCCGTGGAGGGCGTCGTGGACGTCGAGCCCCACCTCACCGGCGAGTCCACTTCTTCCGCCCGGCCGGAGGGCCTGCGGTGA
- a CDS encoding helix-turn-helix transcriptional regulator: MTDTGDPGPLARYLRARRELVQPAAVGIPSTGNRRVPGLRREEVAFLAGVSSDYYVRLEQGRDRHPSEQVLDSLARALQLDDEATAYLLQLATSNSTRRRRPRRAERVGDGIRSLIDTWPLTPAYVHGTYMDVLAANRLAIALSPFNAPGRNSILAAFLEPEQRALHSDWEEMTARVVPYLRSVAGPDVDDPRLVEIVGELSVRSERFRELWARQDVKHKATGTSLLQHPQVGPLELHYEKLLIPGAEGQTLVTFHALPGSDSEERLRLLASLDDSARTRADAVSMGTDS, encoded by the coding sequence ATGACGGACACAGGAGACCCGGGCCCGCTGGCCAGATACCTGCGCGCCCGCAGGGAACTCGTCCAGCCCGCCGCCGTGGGCATTCCCAGCACCGGCAATCGGCGCGTCCCAGGCCTGCGCCGGGAGGAAGTCGCCTTTCTCGCCGGTGTCAGCTCCGACTACTACGTGCGCCTGGAACAAGGCCGTGACCGGCACCCATCCGAACAGGTCCTCGACAGCCTCGCCCGCGCACTGCAGCTGGACGACGAAGCCACGGCCTACCTACTGCAGCTCGCCACGTCCAACAGCACCCGTCGTCGCCGTCCACGCAGAGCCGAGCGAGTCGGCGACGGCATCCGCTCCCTGATCGACACATGGCCACTTACCCCGGCGTACGTCCATGGAACTTACATGGACGTACTCGCCGCCAACCGCCTGGCCATCGCGCTCTCACCGTTCAACGCACCCGGCCGCAACAGCATCCTCGCGGCCTTCCTGGAACCGGAACAGCGCGCGCTGCATTCCGACTGGGAGGAGATGACCGCCCGAGTCGTGCCCTACCTGCGGTCCGTCGCCGGCCCGGACGTCGACGATCCGCGCCTGGTCGAGATCGTGGGTGAACTCTCCGTACGCAGTGAACGCTTCCGCGAGCTCTGGGCACGGCAGGACGTCAAACACAAGGCCACTGGCACCAGCCTGCTGCAACACCCTCAGGTCGGGCCGCTGGAGCTGCACTATGAGAAACTGCTGATCCCCGGCGCCGAGGGACAGACCCTCGTCACCTTCCACGCCCTCCCCGGCAGCGACTCGGAAGAACGTTTGCGTCTGCTCGCCTCCCTGGACGACTCCGCCCGCACGCGCGCGGACGCCGTGAGCATGGGCACGGACAGCTGA
- a CDS encoding alcohol dehydrogenase catalytic domain-containing protein, with amino-acid sequence MRALVYHGPGQISWDTVADPAIEDPADAVVRVDATTVCGTDLHILHGDLPEVKPGTVLGHEAVGEVLSVGREVHSVTPGDQVIVSSVSACGRCQFCRHSLFGQCQGGGGWILGNLINGTQAEFVRVPFADHSTRRWPGALAIEDAVLLAEVLPTANEVGVRNGHVGPGDTVVVVGAGPVGLAAVAVARLYSPRRIIVVDLSTARLEAALRVGADAAELPGTMIAELSEGPGADVVIEASGEPEGFALCTRSVRTGGHIAIIGTHGKPVTLHLESLWRKNLMISTGQVDTSSTPWLLELVRYGRLHVSQLVTHTLALDRMEEAYEVFAGGPTTGALKVMLQRE; translated from the coding sequence ATGAGAGCCCTCGTCTACCACGGCCCCGGGCAGATCTCCTGGGACACGGTCGCGGATCCAGCGATCGAGGACCCCGCCGACGCCGTCGTGCGCGTCGACGCCACCACCGTCTGCGGCACCGATCTGCACATCCTGCACGGCGACCTGCCCGAGGTGAAGCCGGGAACCGTCCTCGGGCACGAGGCGGTCGGTGAGGTGCTGAGCGTCGGCCGTGAGGTCCACTCCGTCACTCCGGGCGATCAGGTGATCGTCTCGTCCGTCTCGGCCTGCGGCCGCTGCCAGTTCTGCCGGCACAGCCTGTTCGGACAGTGTCAGGGCGGCGGGGGCTGGATCCTGGGAAACCTGATCAACGGAACACAGGCCGAGTTCGTACGGGTCCCCTTCGCCGACCACTCCACCCGACGGTGGCCCGGTGCCCTGGCGATCGAGGACGCCGTGCTGCTCGCCGAAGTCCTCCCCACAGCCAACGAGGTGGGGGTGCGCAACGGACACGTGGGACCGGGCGACACCGTCGTCGTGGTGGGCGCGGGTCCCGTCGGTCTCGCCGCCGTGGCCGTGGCACGTCTCTACTCGCCCCGCCGGATCATCGTGGTGGACCTGTCCACCGCCCGGCTGGAGGCCGCACTCCGTGTGGGTGCCGATGCCGCGGAACTTCCGGGGACGATGATCGCCGAACTGTCCGAAGGGCCGGGAGCCGACGTGGTCATCGAGGCGTCGGGGGAACCGGAGGGCTTCGCGCTGTGCACCCGCTCCGTCCGCACGGGGGGACACATCGCCATCATCGGTACCCATGGCAAACCGGTGACACTGCATCTCGAATCCCTGTGGCGCAAGAACTTGATGATCAGCACGGGCCAGGTGGACACATCCTCGACACCCTGGCTGCTGGAGCTGGTGAGGTACGGACGCCTGCACGTCTCCCAGCTGGTCACCCACACCCTGGCACTCGATCGGATGGAGGAGGCCTACGAGGTGTTCGCAGGCGGCCCCACCACCGGCGCCCTCAAAGTCATGCTGCAGCGAGAGTGA
- a CDS encoding DUF1918 domain-containing protein, protein MRAQLGDQLVVESPATGAMRRDGEIVGLHHADGTPPYDVRWSDTDEVTLVFPGPDAHIRHIEHEPGGPPVASRPGVEVTGGQRSAVSGETPPGRAPNPGDVGRRIAAERTRRGLTRAETARRAGMAPQYLAYLEEQPADPTGGSLIGLAAALGTSVAALRGGGADVPPGQGQAMLHPQLHNLSSDECRALLSTHGVGRVAVWTPDGPAVVPVNYEVVGDAIAFRTSPDSVPARSVGREVAFEVDHVDEAMSQGWSVLAVGPATVVTEPGVVGKLVERAHTEPWPGGRREMWVSIEPTRLTGRRIIPAEQ, encoded by the coding sequence ATGCGAGCTCAACTCGGCGATCAACTCGTTGTCGAAAGCCCTGCCACCGGCGCCATGAGGCGCGATGGCGAGATCGTGGGACTGCACCACGCGGACGGCACGCCGCCCTACGACGTGCGCTGGTCGGACACGGACGAAGTGACGCTCGTCTTTCCCGGGCCCGACGCGCACATCCGTCACATCGAGCACGAGCCCGGGGGTCCGCCCGTCGCTTCCAGGCCGGGCGTCGAGGTGACGGGCGGGCAGCGGAGTGCCGTGTCGGGCGAGACCCCACCGGGCAGGGCGCCCAACCCCGGTGACGTCGGCCGCCGCATCGCAGCCGAGCGCACACGCCGGGGACTCACCCGGGCCGAGACGGCCCGCCGCGCCGGGATGGCGCCGCAGTACCTGGCCTACCTCGAAGAACAGCCGGCCGACCCGACCGGTGGCAGTCTCATCGGCCTGGCTGCCGCACTGGGAACCAGCGTTGCGGCCCTGCGCGGCGGCGGCGCGGATGTGCCGCCCGGCCAAGGCCAGGCCATGCTTCATCCTCAGCTGCACAACCTCAGCTCCGACGAGTGCCGGGCCCTGCTTTCCACGCACGGCGTGGGGCGCGTCGCGGTCTGGACACCGGACGGCCCGGCGGTCGTTCCGGTCAACTACGAGGTCGTCGGCGACGCGATCGCCTTCCGGACCTCGCCTGACTCGGTACCGGCGAGGTCCGTGGGACGGGAAGTCGCCTTCGAGGTCGACCATGTGGATGAGGCAATGAGCCAGGGCTGGAGTGTCCTCGCCGTCGGACCCGCGACCGTGGTCACCGAGCCCGGTGTGGTGGGGAAACTGGTCGAGCGTGCCCACACCGAGCCGTGGCCCGGAGGTCGACGCGAGATGTGGGTGTCGATCGAGCCCACGCGCCTCACCGGACGCCGCATCATTCCGGCCGAGCAGTGA
- a CDS encoding Hsp20/alpha crystallin family protein, which yields MTLPVRPGRGAFPTWDPFRELEELHSRMDRLMQSAFPAGGAGAAGAWAPLADIEDTEDAYLVELELPGVDKDQITVEVAEGELDIHGEIKERERTGVVRRQTRHIGQFDYRTSLPPNADTEHVSADLTNGVLTVRVPKAEKGKSHRIDIGG from the coding sequence ATGACGCTGCCTGTCCGTCCTGGCAGGGGTGCTTTCCCGACGTGGGACCCCTTCCGCGAACTGGAGGAACTGCACAGCCGCATGGACCGGCTGATGCAGTCCGCCTTCCCCGCCGGCGGTGCGGGAGCGGCCGGAGCGTGGGCGCCGCTGGCCGACATCGAGGACACCGAGGACGCGTATCTGGTGGAGCTGGAACTTCCCGGCGTGGACAAGGACCAGATCACCGTCGAGGTGGCCGAGGGCGAGCTCGACATCCACGGTGAGATCAAGGAAAGGGAGCGCACGGGTGTGGTGAGGCGGCAGACTCGCCACATCGGGCAGTTCGACTACCGCACGAGCCTGCCACCGAACGCGGACACCGAACACGTCAGCGCCGATCTGACCAACGGCGTGCTCACCGTGCGCGTGCCGAAGGCAGAGAAGGGCAAATCGCACCGCATCGACATCGGTGGCTGA
- a CDS encoding Crp/Fnr family transcriptional regulator, with amino-acid sequence MTRPGVFGALTKEHREQLMSLAREVSFATGERIFNEGGKADRFWIIHTGTVALDLHVPGRQAAVIETLGAGRLLGWSWLVPPHHWHLGAEASSPVRAYEFDAAAVREMCAKDPALDHELCSYVLGVVARRLRSARMRLLDLYAPYGAGEVP; translated from the coding sequence GTGACGAGGCCCGGCGTCTTCGGCGCCCTGACCAAGGAGCATCGCGAGCAGCTCATGTCGCTGGCTCGTGAGGTGTCGTTCGCGACGGGCGAGCGCATCTTCAACGAGGGAGGGAAGGCCGACCGCTTCTGGATCATCCACACCGGCACGGTCGCTCTCGACCTTCATGTCCCGGGCAGGCAAGCGGCGGTCATCGAGACCCTCGGTGCCGGAAGACTGCTGGGCTGGTCCTGGCTGGTTCCTCCCCATCACTGGCACCTGGGAGCCGAGGCGAGCAGCCCGGTGCGTGCCTACGAGTTCGACGCGGCGGCGGTCCGCGAGATGTGCGCGAAGGACCCGGCGCTGGACCACGAGCTGTGCTCCTACGTCCTGGGCGTGGTCGCGCGCCGGCTCAGGTCCGCCCGGATGCGGCTGCTCGACCTGTACGCACCCTACGGCGCGGGCGAGGTGCCCTGA